The DNA window AGGCTGCACCATAGCCCCCAGAACAATCCTCTGAGCAATTTTGCATCAAAGCCTAATGAAAAGAGACCTAATGGCTGCTTTTAGCAGGCTTTACCCTTGGGCACCCTGCCCTTGTCTGGAGCAGTCCCTCACAGAACTCATCCATACCTAGAGTTCGTGTATGGGTACGATGGCTGGGGGTGATGTGAAGGTACACAGAGTGTTGCTGTGGGGCTGTAACTGCAGCATGGGATGCTCCTGCAAGAGACATGGAAGGCAGGGTGTTCAGTGGCCTTGCAGACGAGGGAGGCCATgtccatcccaccccatcccaccccatcgCGTGCCAACCCAACTCACCCCACCCTACCCATCCTATCTCAACCCAACCTTACAGTCCTCTCTGCTAGCGTGTTGAGATGCCTCCTGATGGCAGTGTCCCCATCGACGTAGTAGTCCATCCCTCGCAGGCAGTAGTGGTGCCCGGAGCAGGGGCTGTAGTAGCCCTGGGAGGGTCTCCTCCCCGACGTGGTGTACATGGGCTGCAGGGACGGTGGCGAGAGCCGCGACAGCCTGCGCAGCATGTCAGCAACCACCTCCCGCTCTGCAAGCAGAAGGACGGCGAGGATAAGGGGCGAGGAGGAGCTCATCAGGCAGCTCGTCACCCGGACAGCCACCGGCACGGCACGGGCACAGCAAGAGCCAGAGCTCCGGGTGAGGGCAGTTACCGTATTGGTTGAGGCAGGCGGGTTTCGGAGGGTATGGCACAGGTATGCTGCGCAGGTAGGTCTCCATTGTCTCCTCCTGCAGGGAGCGATCACAGCCCCTGCAGCATTGCCACCCTTGCGGTGCAGAGCCCAAGGTGTCGGTGGCACCTGAGGGGGCTGCAGTTTTGGGGGGACGAGGGGCCGGACCCTACCTTGGGTGGAAGGGGGAGGTAGGTGCTGTACTTGTTCCAGGCTGCACTGTTGTAGGGACCTGCTCTCCAGGTGATGTATTTGTCCTCATTGACAAAAATCGGGTTGTACATCTCTGCAATGAGAAGGTGACAGGCAGGGGTGGCCCATGGGGCGCGCAGCCACCTTTGGGGCTAGGATAGGCCGTGGGGATATGGCTGGAGTGTCCCAACTGCCTCCCATGTCCCACAGACACAACGCCATGGGCACAGGGGTATTtcagaggtgctgctgctttgcatgcAGCTTTGGGCCATGGGATGCCCAGAGGGATGTGTCCAGGCATCACCAACCACCACAGGTTTTGGGAGACTGACAGTGGATCAAGCCCAGGGGACCTCaacatggggatggggatggggacggagATGTGGATGGGGATTTGTGACCTAAGCTAAGCCACGAGTGCAGATGCTGAGTGAGTGTCCCTTTGTCCAAGGGAACACAGGATGCAAAAGGAGGGATGGACAGAGCCGCACCGGCAacctcagctccctgctctgtggCCCTTGGGGACATGCCCTGTGTGACACCGGATGGGACCTTGTGGTACCTTCAGGCCTGGTCAGCCAGTACTTTTCGGGCCAGTAGGCGGTGGGGTCGATGGCGTTCCTGTACAAGTACTCCTGCATCACTGCCTTAATCAGCTTCTCGGGCTGACCTTGGCTTGCTGGATTTTGCTCCTGGGGCATTGTTAATCCCTAGAGACAGCAGAGAGCGGGGAGAGATGCCCAGGTGACACGGCAGCACCCGCCTTCCTGGGCATCGGGGCTCGCAGTAAGGCAGAGATTGGGGTGGGTGCACCAGGGCCACTGTATATGGGGCCAGCAGCAGTAGGGAAGGGAGTTATGAGACAAAGCTGATTCCCTACAGCTGGCGAAGACCAAGAGGGCTGGGGTCTCCCAGCAGTTATGAGCCTGTTCCGTCCCCACACAGCAGTGACATCCATCTCTATGCCCTCTGCTGGCTCTCTAATTACAATGCACGTGCTAACGAGGCTGCAAGAGATGTGGCTGCAAGAGATGATGCTATGTGGTGAGAGCAGCACGGCCATGGCACACACGGACCCTGCTGCGGCAAGGCCACGgctcaggggtctgtcctggagcagggctgggagaggttTTGCTGTACTCAGGACTTCACGGGGTCCTGCTGGCACACAGGGCTCCCAGCTGGAGCCTTGGGGCTGTGTGTtggagcagctcccagagctTCCCAATCTGTCCCCCGTCACCATTGTGTCACCTTGTGGTCCTGTGTCTTGCcactgcctcagtttccccttccTCAGAGGATACTCTCTGAAACCTACTGATGGACAGGGCCAATGTGTGAGAGCTGGTGCTTGTCTGCCCTGTGAGCCCAAAGCCACCCCGGGGTGCAGCCCCACAGGCACACACCAAGCCCAGGGAACAAAAAGCCAGCGAGCACGGGCCGTGGGGTGTCAGACACTTTGCTGACCAGGGAACACGAACCCCCTCTGTTACAGAAAGCGAGGTGCCCCCATCCACCTCCCCCATGCTGGGGGAGAAACCCCGAGGTATTTACCTGGGTCgcaaatttgttttctttccatagcTGCAGCGGGGCCTTCTCATGGATCAACTTCTTCAAGGTGCACGGTGGCCGGTAGGAGTCGGTGTAGGTGCTGACGGGGGTCTTGTGTTTTTGGGCGAAGAGGAACATGGTGCTGTGGCCACAGGGGTGCTGAGTCCTGGTGGGCCTTGGGGGGGGCTCAGCAACACTGCATGGGGCTGGGGTTTCCCAGCCCACGTGGCCCTATGTGGAAATGGAATGGGGCCCCGGTGCCACCAGCTTCTGGTGGTGCTTATGTCATCAGTGACATCACAGTGTGGCAGCACGGGGGATTTGGTCTCTTTCTGTGCCATGGCTGTGCCCCCAGGGACAGCATGTACTGGATTAGGGCACAGCGACCCGTCCCTGCACCCCTCCcatcctccctccttccctcctgccacGGGCATCCCCCTGGCCCCAGGTTTCCTCCCCTCTCACAGGCACTTAGATTAACAAGGGTAGGGAACAATTTCAGCAGATCCTGGTCAAGATATTGCGAAAGGTTTGGGACTCCCAGGCATCACAGTAATTGTTGCCTTTCCAGCCTCTCTCTCCCGTATTTCCTTGGAAATCCCAGAGCAGCACcacactgctgcagccaccacCATGCAGCATGGCAGGGGGCTCCACACTTGGACTGTGGCACTGATTGGTCATTTTGGGGTATCCAGCGTAATTACTGTCTGCTTGGGGGAGCTCTCTCCCctgtttcattaaaaagctGGATTTGGGTGACTGTGAGTGGCTCATTTGCTATCTCGAGTGCTGCGgtgagctctgcagggctggtggagGGAGAGATCCTCACCCAGCTCAGTGTCATCAGCTGGGTTACACCCGGGGAGGGATTTACATGAACCACGTGTGCTTGTTGCCCAAAAGATGCCAAGCAggacccctctgccctgggCACCTCCATCCTGAGGCTCCCCAAGATGCCACCGATTTTCATCCCTCCTGGAAGCTGGGTAAAACCTGCCTGTCCCATGTGGGGTGGACACAGTGGGGCAAAAAAGGGGCTGTGGCTTGCTCTTTGATGGGATAAATTCAAGTTGTGAGTCTCTTGCACATGGGTTTGCACTAGTTACtggcaggaaaacagcagttgATGGTATTGAGGCATTGGTGGCACTGCTGCACCTCCCTCAGGGGTTCTGGGCTCACTGCCTGGCTCCTCTCCATTAGTCACTGGCAGCCCTAAATCATCGGCTGACGGCTGACGGGTGGAAGGAAAGCACAGGCAAAGCGATGGGGGCGGGAGGGAACCGGGGGCTGGAAAGCAGTGGGACTGCCTCTGCAGACACAGCCCATCAGCCAGGGCGTCATGGGGAGAGGAGCAGTTTTCTGAGCAGCTTCCTCATGGGGGAGGCCAGGGCTGGCTTCCTAAATCCCCTCATCCTCGGAAAGGGCTCCCAGGGGCCACCCCGCTCCCAGGAGAGCTCCTGTTTTCCTTGAGCTGGAGGCCAAGCAAAGGTACACCAGTACAAATCTCCTGCTCCCCGTCCACTTGTCCACCCGTGGTTTCAGCCTCAgcgagggctggggctgcagaggaggTGGTGCCGTCCGTGTCCTCCCACCCCGCTGTCCTGCTCGCTCCAGTGACAAAGGCTGGCAGGCTGGTTTTCATACGTATGctttttaatatcattaatTGTTACACTACACACAAACAGTAACAATGATAAATACTGCaatggaaatgttaaaaaaaaatattatacgcttcatgtttttttcaaaaaaaacatacttttaaaataaattaatgcataAAACTGATggtagagaaaaagaaaacccaaaacaaaccacaacacaaCTGATCTGTTTAAGGCAATACTCTACGCGGACGGGAACAGAAGTACAACAGTGTGCTACATGTTctgaacaagaagaaagaaaaagaatccatACAAGATGCAGACTGATGCTTCAGGAGTAAAAAACTCCCAAAACCAGATAATAAAACCAATGGCCAAGTTAAGTGCAGCATTAATACACTCTGCATGTCAAATGATTAGCAGGTTCCTAACATGGACTAAGGTCAAGCTACAACAAATTTATATTCCTAATTAAAAGGTTATTCAGGTCAAACCCTACATTTAACTCTACTTTGCATTTGGCTGTTTCAGCTATGTTTCACTATATGCAAGGACAGCCAGAAATTCATCTCCTGCTTTGAGTTTAACACAAAGGTTGGGAGGTCTCTCCTGAAAGGCATTTCCATTAACTATATCCCAGAAGGATCCCATTTGCAGTGACCCACAAATGCCTCCCGCCACCCCCTCCCCTGGGCGCCAGGCACCGCGCGATGGAAGGAGACCTTGGTAGCATTTGTTTGGGTTTAGTTTCTTTCAAGCTGAGGACATGAAATGGAAGTTCGGACTTGATCCGGACTCAGAAGAGGGCTGTCCCCCCACCTGCCAGGTTAtctggagccagctggaagcGCAGCCTGCTTGTTGCCAGCACAGGAGAAACCCAGCCTGCAGCCATGCTGCAGATGCAGCTGTGATGTTTGCTATCAAAGCTGGTGTGAAGCTCCATACCTGCCCGGACAGCCAATCAACCCCAATTATTAATGCAGCCCAGAACTTGGCCACTGGAAGGTGGACAAAAATCTTAATGCCAAAAAAATCCCCCTCTCCCtcaaaattgaaaagaaaagggcagTAGCCACTTCCTGCCAGCTTCTCCCGGTGGATTCCCATCAGCTGCCACGTACGCAAGATTGGCAGTGCCAGATCTCACCAGCATCGACCCAGTACGTTCCCAGTAAGGTGCAAGTCTGCAAGGTGCTGCCAGGGGCAAAGAAGCTTCCTGGGACATGGTCAGAGcctcttgtgctgccctgctggggtgCTTGTGGAGGAAGCCATGgtacaaaaggaaagaaatccaagTGGAGTTACCAAAAATTAAGAACTGTGATGGCCAACAGCTGTCCGGACTGCCTTGGGTTTGGGTGGGAGAGGGGGATGCAGAACTGGGCTGAGAGTCATTCTGGTGCAACTGCCTCTGTTGCTCATCACAAGTTcaagggggggaagaaaagaaaaagacgaTGGCTGCTTTGAGAAAAGAGGAGTGAAAGGAGGACGTGTGCAATATAACAAGGCTTGCGATTCTAGAACTAACCACTGGACACGGATACCCAAGTTTACCTGTGACAACTAGTTATACTTCtatcattgctgctgctttccccccttcccttaTCTGACCCTTCTCTAGTTTGGGACTGATGTTTGACGTGATGGTCAGTGTTGGTTCTCCCACCCTAGTCCTTGCGCAGCACTCCAGGGGACTCAGTTACAGGATGTGCCATGAGGTCTGGAAGTCACACGGTAGACACAGACCAGCTCCACATGCAAGCAGCGCCTGCTTTCAGAACCCTTTAGAAAGCTATTTAATGgtgcttcatttccttctttattaAGGTTCAGTAATGCCTGTGGAAAGGGTTAAAATGGTTAAAAACGTgcaaaaagggagggggggggaaatatCTTCCTGAAATTTCTCCCCCGCAAAGACTTCATCCTCTGCAAGAGTTGTTCTCTCTGCAGAACCACAGCCCTACCCATGTGTTTCACAGCCAAGAAGGGGACCACCTACAGACTTCCACCTGTGCCTCCCCATGGGTCTCGGGCTCAGACAGGTCTTGGACCGAGATCTCTGGTCCCGGTGTGCCCACAGTGCTGATGCTGGAAGGGTGACGGCACCCACCTGGGCTTGGTGGGTAAAAAACTCGCTTGGGTGACCCTCAGCCCCACGGCCTTCCCCTGGCCACTCAGGTGGGTGAAGAGAAATCCCGTCCGGCTCGGTGGCTCACCCACCATCACACCTCTTGGATCTCCTGCTGGTCTGATGTTTGCCTTGGGTTTGTCACTGACAAGCCGAACATACCTGCTATCCCAGCCAGCTTCCCCATgcaaagaaacagagcagacaaatctgagctggggaaggaggcagaagtGATAAAAACCAGAAGGGCTGCTGTGAAGAGGAGAGCTTGTCCAAATTTTCCAGCTCCCTGTGGGTCTGTATCACATCTCCCGATAAACTTTGCCTTTCCCAGATCATGCAGCCTTGAGGAAGATGAGTAACAAATGGAGTGGCAGCTTTTTTAGAACTGGTGCAGAAAAGAGAAGGCAGTCGgggcagagcagtgctttcTGGAGACctgacctggggcagctgaATGGGCAGCTTGGGGAGAAATCCTGCTCCAGGAGGGCAAACATCGTGGTGTGTAACAGGACTTAGCTCAGCACGGCCTTTCGGtggccttttcttttcctggtgcCTACTGCGCTGGCTTCCAGTGCCACGCCTGAGACAGTCAAATTTAAATGAGGCTTCTTTTGTACCTTCACTCCCTGATGTAATCCCACCGCCTCTATCGCCACTTGTTACTATGGAAATGGCTGCCTCACAGACCAGGCACGATCAGCCAGGCGAGCTCCTTCCAGGAGCAAATCCATCTTTTGCTGAAGCagctttttacagaaaaagaaagcctcaGACCCACCACCAGTTTCTGCTGGCAAGTGGGTCTGGGAAGCAATGGGAAGAGCTGCTCGCCGCAGGTGCCAGGGAAAGTCAGCGATGTCCTGCTCCGTGCCGTGGCTTCCTGAATGCTTGCATGGGCCACGGTGCTCTGATCCATGCCATCTCCATTAGCCCCTGGCCCTTGCCTTCCAAGCAAGCTGTCGGAGGAGTGCTCAGCCAGGCTGCTGTGATCCTGGGACTGCCACTGGTGTCAAGGGGGCTGAAGGAGGGGACGTAGTTGTAATTTTTGGGAGGTGATGCAACAGCTCAGCTGCACAACACAGGGAGTGAAAATTGGGATGCCAGCCCCACGGAGAAACCTGCACGTGGTTAGTCTGCCATCAACCCTCTGTGTGTAATCCCAGGTCCCAATCTCTTCCTCTAAGCCTCTTGCCCTTCTGCTTCAGGGTTTGTGTGGCTCTGTAATAGGCACGCTCGTCTGGGGAGGTGCTGTTCAAGGTCTGGGGCAGCCTCTCGCACAAGAAGGCCTCGACAAGAAGTGACAAGGATGCCTTGTCCTCCTTGAGGTGAAAAGCACCTTAAAATTAAGACATTCCCATGCCTGCCCCTCAGGCTCAGCCTAGTCCAGCTTCCCCTGTAGCACTCTGCCCATCTCTGCAGATGTTTTTGAGACATGAGAACTAGAAAGAGAAGTGAGTTGTGAAGAGTCAGCTCTGAAGGGTGCCAGAGGCCAAAGCCAGGGTATGTTCAGGGTGGCACATGCAGCCTGTGCTTGctgagcagccaggtgacaaagCCTGTTCTGTTCTAGGTAAGAGTGGCCATACTGTGTGAGTACGTCaaggaagaatggaaaaataaaggaagagcCCAGACACAAGTGCCTCAGATCATTACAAACATGCTAAATATAAAAGCATGAAACTTCCCTGGGAATATCCCAGATAAGCCCGTCAGTGATCTCTACCACCCAATTAAAATTCACTGTCTGAGCTGGAAATCCACTTGCACTCCTGAATTCCTTAAGTCTGCTGGCAGGGGATGGTGCTGTTGGACCACCAATTCTTCTTACACATTCCCTGTGTCAGCCTGCGTATCAAGTAGCCAGCTGTGCACGGGACAGCAGCCAAATAACTGGGAAACAACCCCTCGCCAAACATCTGCCCCCAAAGCTGTTTAATCTCTATACTAAGCTCACCCTGCAGCCTTCTGGCACATGCAAGCAACACTGGACGCTGGTaaacagagggaaaggagagtTGTGTTGCTATTCTCTGCAGAACTTTGAAAATATGTGTAAAACTTTTATAACTTGCTTTTTGCACCTTGCTTGCAGAGCTGTCCTATCAATGGTGCCTGCCACAGACTTGAAAAGATCCATGCGGGGTGGTAGTGGCCGGGGAAGGCAGGTTTCTCCCCTGCGCTGCAGAAGTGAATGGATGTCAAGAGGGGACATGACCTGCCTGGGGTTGGAGCAAACACACGTGCCAAAAGCAGCGAGGGACCCCAGATCTCATTTCTGTGCGCTGATGGTCCAGCAGACTCCCTGCAGAAGTATTTGGCTGCAGTGCTAGCTCAGGGACACGGTGTTTCTGGTGTATGCATCTGAAAACAAGCTTTGCTTGGTATCAGCACTGCACTGAGATAGATTAGCTTGGACAACTGGGATCTGCCCTAGGCCAAGGCAGCACTTGGCAACCTTTCCAGttattgcttgtttttcttctcttgttccATCTGGTGCCCAGCTGggtctttccttccttcaaaaGCATCTTCATATTTCTGT is part of the Cygnus olor isolate bCygOlo1 chromosome Z, bCygOlo1.pri.v2, whole genome shotgun sequence genome and encodes:
- the CZH9orf24 gene encoding spermatid-specific manchette-related protein 1 isoform X2, with amino-acid sequence MFLFAQKHKTPVSTYTDSYRPPCTLKKLIHEKAPLQLWKENKFATQGLTMPQEQNPASQGQPEKLIKAVMQEYLYRNAIDPTAYWPEKYWLTRPEEMYNPIFVNEDKYITWRAGPYNSAAWNKYSTYLPLPPKEETMETYLRSIPVPYPPKPACLNQYEREVVADMLRRLSRLSPPSLQPMYTTSGRRPSQGYYSPCSGHHYCLRGMDYYVDGDTAIRRHLNTLAERTEHPMLQLQPHSNTLCTFTSPPAIVPIHEL
- the CZH9orf24 gene encoding spermatid-specific manchette-related protein 1 isoform X1, which gives rise to MFLFAQKHKTPVSTYTDSYRPPCTLKKLIHEKAPLQLWKENKFATQGLTMPQEQNPASQGQPEKLIKAVMQEYLYRNAIDPTAYWPEKYWLTRPEEMYNPIFVNEDKYITWRAGPYNSAAWNKYSTYLPLPPKEETMETYLRSIPVPYPPKPACLNQYEREVVADMLRRLSRLSPPSLQPMYTTSGRRPSQGYYSPCSGHHYCLRGMDYYVDGDTAIRRHLNTLAERTVRSIPCCSYSPTATLCVPSHHPQPSYPYTNSRWDTSHFKRMGGVQPGSYAIHPEFSSEAYSAQECW